The following are encoded in a window of Salinibacter ruber DSM 13855 genomic DNA:
- a CDS encoding M14 family metallopeptidase encodes MHVETLGDGRPEYTILACVHGDETCGWHALNRLKAGDVTLQAPVKFVLANERAFKLGYRFCDTDLNRAMPGDASSDQHEVRLAARLRRELEGTTVIDFHSTESRGCPYAIATGGDAASRRLARSTGLDRLVDMSYVGGGVTEHVTGIAIECGYYDDEGAASSAHRILLHFLAAEGLIDRPYVRSTPTVYEVFGDASGRGFEFVAENFRRVEAGEVFATKNGSVRRADEAFYPVLMSTYGYEERIGFMAQRAAPVAE; translated from the coding sequence ATGCACGTTGAAACCCTCGGCGACGGCCGACCGGAGTATACCATCCTGGCCTGTGTCCATGGCGACGAGACCTGTGGGTGGCACGCCCTCAATCGCCTCAAGGCGGGCGACGTGACGCTGCAGGCCCCGGTCAAGTTCGTCCTTGCCAACGAGCGCGCGTTCAAGCTCGGCTACCGGTTCTGCGATACGGATTTGAACCGGGCCATGCCGGGCGACGCGTCGAGCGATCAGCACGAGGTGCGCCTCGCGGCCCGCCTCCGACGCGAGCTGGAGGGCACCACCGTCATCGACTTCCACTCTACCGAGTCGCGGGGCTGCCCGTACGCCATTGCGACGGGGGGAGACGCGGCCTCCCGCCGACTCGCTCGGTCAACCGGTCTCGACCGCCTCGTCGACATGAGCTACGTCGGCGGGGGGGTGACGGAGCACGTGACGGGCATAGCGATCGAGTGCGGGTACTACGACGACGAGGGCGCGGCGTCCAGTGCGCATCGCATCCTGCTGCACTTCCTGGCCGCCGAGGGACTCATCGACCGTCCCTACGTCCGCTCCACCCCAACGGTGTACGAGGTGTTCGGGGACGCGTCGGGGCGGGGCTTCGAGTTTGTCGCCGAGAACTTTCGGCGCGTGGAGGCGGGGGAGGTCTTCGCGACGAAGAACGGGAGCGTGCGGCGGGCGGACGAGGCTTTCTATCCGGTGCTCATGTCGACGTACGGGTACGAGGAGCGCATCGGATTCATGGCCCAACGGGCCGCCCCCGTCGCGGAATGA
- a CDS encoding antibiotic biosynthesis monooxygenase yields MIARVWRGWTARDDADRYERLLRTEILPDIAAQSGEGFRGAAVYRRPDGDDVAFMTVLRFASMDAVRHFVGTDPQKAHVPPAARALLRRFEDEAVHYDVVVDNREQ; encoded by the coding sequence ATGATTGCTCGCGTGTGGCGGGGGTGGACGGCCCGGGACGACGCGGACCGCTACGAGCGGCTGCTCCGGACCGAGATTCTGCCCGATATTGCAGCCCAGAGCGGTGAGGGCTTTCGCGGGGCGGCGGTGTATCGACGGCCGGACGGGGACGACGTGGCATTCATGACGGTCCTGCGCTTCGCCTCGATGGACGCGGTTCGGCATTTCGTGGGAACGGATCCGCAGAAGGCCCACGTGCCGCCCGCTGCTCGCGCGCTGCTCCGCCGATTCGAGGACGAGGCGGTCCACTACGACGTGGTCGTCGACAATCGCGAACAATGA